A genome region from Arthrobacter agilis includes the following:
- the csrA gene encoding carbon storage regulator CsrA, protein MLVLTRKVGEQILIGDDIVITVLDSRGDGIRIGIDAPRGVKIQREEVLRAVTEANLAAAAADAAGADALKALLQSGAVVSTDGGQDDPPGV, encoded by the coding sequence ATGCTTGTTCTAACGCGAAAGGTCGGGGAGCAGATCCTGATCGGCGACGACATCGTCATCACGGTGCTCGATTCCCGCGGCGACGGCATCCGCATCGGGATCGACGCGCCGCGGGGCGTGAAGATCCAGCGCGAGGAGGTCCTGCGTGCCGTCACGGAGGCGAACCTCGCCGCCGCGGCCGCCGACGCCGCGGGTGCCGACGCCCTGAAGGCCCTGCTGCAGTCCGGAGCGGTGGTCAGTACCGACGGCGGCCAGGACGACCCGCCCGGCGTCTAA
- a CDS encoding acyl carrier protein, translating into MATGETGFDDVSFDLISLQYHSLKAGHDYGQYVRDARNAGRDDIADFFEQVMAQDSERAAKCHAFLGELTGSSESGPAMG; encoded by the coding sequence ATGGCTACTGGAGAAACCGGATTCGACGACGTCTCGTTCGACCTCATCTCCCTGCAGTACCACTCCCTGAAGGCCGGTCACGATTACGGCCAGTACGTGCGCGACGCCCGCAACGCCGGCCGTGACGACATCGCCGACTTCTTCGAGCAGGTCATGGCCCAGGATTCCGAGCGGGCCGCGAAGTGCCACGCGTTCCTGGGGGAGCTGACCGGGTCCTCGGAGTCCGGTCCGGCGATGGGCTGA
- a CDS encoding HAD-IA family hydrolase has protein sequence MAHDRTFSLAVIDMAGTTVDDGALQEEALTCALGAQGVHEGTAAFDAMTASARRAMGTPRELVFRRLFDDAATAADANRTFEAAYDTLLARYGVQPVPGAEEAILALRDAGLRICLATGAGRHTQNMILDSLGWMGLADLSLCPSDAGRGRPYPDIILTAVLALDIEDVRSVLVAGDTTSDVLAGRRAGAGAVVGVLTGVYAEAELRLAGADVVLPSMCHLPQWLPSGAGTDQQRVPSAGTVPSMK, from the coding sequence GTGGCCCACGACCGCACATTCTCGCTCGCCGTGATCGACATGGCGGGGACCACGGTGGACGACGGCGCCCTGCAGGAGGAGGCCCTCACCTGTGCGCTCGGCGCGCAGGGGGTGCACGAGGGCACGGCCGCCTTCGACGCCATGACCGCCTCCGCCCGCCGCGCGATGGGCACCCCCAGGGAGCTCGTCTTCCGCCGCCTCTTCGACGACGCCGCTACGGCCGCCGACGCGAACCGCACCTTCGAGGCGGCGTACGACACCCTGCTCGCCCGGTACGGCGTGCAGCCCGTCCCCGGCGCCGAGGAGGCCATCCTTGCCCTGCGCGATGCGGGTCTGAGGATCTGCCTCGCCACCGGCGCCGGCCGCCACACCCAGAACATGATCCTGGACTCGCTCGGCTGGATGGGCCTTGCCGACCTCAGCCTCTGCCCCTCCGACGCGGGCCGGGGCCGCCCGTACCCGGACATCATCCTCACCGCGGTCCTCGCCCTCGACATCGAGGACGTCCGCTCGGTCCTGGTGGCGGGGGACACCACATCGGACGTCCTCGCGGGTCGGCGGGCGGGTGCGGGGGCGGTCGTCGGGGTCCTGACGGGTGTGTATGCGGAGGCCGAGCTGCGGCTCGCCGGGGCGGACGTCGTGCTGCCCTCCATGTGCCACCTGCCGCAGTGGCTCCCGTCAGGGGCCGGCACCGATCAGCAGCGTGTACCGTCCGCGGGGACCGTCCCGTCGATGAAGTAG
- a CDS encoding alpha/beta hydrolase, with protein sequence MTPGTLSPGPAPRRRPLSVLAAAAAVVLGLSGCTLFSPGDADAPATGVETADPAAIGEVPGDLRGFYTQEVHWEDCEGSFSCATIEVPLDYSDPGRSSIDIAAIRSSATGEAQGTILVNPGGPGGSGVNIVKDSLDYVTSERLREDYDILGFDPRGVNRSSAVKCLTDAEQDEARQETFPADASEDQMLALMVADAQEYADACADRTGELLGFVDTASAARDMDILRALVSDQKLNYLGFSYGTQLGATYADLFPGRVGRLVLDGAIDPSLSNENITLGQAGGFERALRAYVTACQQGADCPYTGSADDGVRQIQDLFAAVEREPLTAKDGRLVPISTFVQGFILPLYDNGNWPTLTQAVTEALGGDPTSMLYLADLAAERQPDGTYASNATAAFQAVNCLDYPMTSDPTQMRADEQELIAASPTFGRFLAYGGITCAPWKYPPVLGPAPLRAAGADPIVVIGTTGDPATPYAWSTALAEQLESGVHVTWQGEGHTAYGRSNDCILDLVDSYFIDGTVPADGTRC encoded by the coding sequence ATGACCCCTGGAACGCTCTCCCCCGGCCCGGCGCCGCGCCGTCGCCCCCTGAGCGTCCTCGCCGCGGCCGCCGCCGTCGTGCTCGGCCTGTCCGGGTGCACGCTGTTCTCCCCCGGGGACGCCGACGCTCCCGCGACCGGCGTGGAGACCGCTGATCCGGCGGCCATCGGCGAGGTGCCCGGAGACCTCCGCGGCTTCTACACGCAGGAGGTGCACTGGGAGGACTGCGAGGGGTCGTTCTCGTGCGCCACGATCGAGGTGCCACTGGACTACAGCGATCCCGGCCGCAGCAGCATCGACATCGCGGCCATCCGGTCCAGCGCCACGGGCGAGGCGCAGGGCACCATCCTCGTGAACCCCGGCGGGCCCGGGGGCTCCGGCGTGAACATCGTGAAGGACTCCCTCGACTACGTCACGAGCGAGCGGCTGCGCGAGGACTACGACATCCTCGGCTTCGACCCCCGCGGGGTCAACCGCTCCAGTGCGGTGAAGTGCCTCACGGACGCCGAGCAGGACGAGGCCCGGCAGGAGACCTTTCCGGCCGACGCCTCCGAGGACCAGATGCTGGCGCTGATGGTCGCGGACGCCCAGGAGTACGCGGACGCCTGCGCCGACCGCACCGGCGAACTGCTCGGGTTCGTGGACACCGCGTCCGCGGCGCGCGACATGGACATCCTGCGCGCGCTCGTCAGCGATCAGAAGCTCAACTACCTCGGTTTCTCGTACGGCACCCAGCTCGGGGCGACCTATGCGGACCTGTTCCCCGGGCGGGTGGGCCGTCTCGTGCTCGACGGCGCGATCGACCCGTCCCTGAGCAACGAGAACATCACCCTCGGGCAGGCGGGCGGATTCGAGCGAGCGCTCAGGGCGTACGTGACGGCCTGCCAGCAGGGGGCCGACTGCCCGTACACGGGCAGCGCCGACGACGGCGTGCGCCAGATCCAGGACCTGTTCGCCGCCGTCGAGCGGGAACCCCTGACGGCGAAGGACGGCCGCCTCGTGCCGATCTCCACCTTCGTGCAGGGCTTCATCCTGCCGCTCTACGACAACGGCAACTGGCCCACGCTCACGCAGGCGGTCACCGAGGCCCTCGGCGGTGACCCGACCAGCATGCTGTACCTCGCGGACCTCGCCGCCGAGCGTCAGCCGGACGGGACGTACGCCTCCAATGCGACGGCGGCCTTCCAGGCGGTGAACTGCCTCGACTACCCCATGACGAGCGATCCGACGCAGATGCGCGCGGACGAGCAGGAACTCATCGCCGCATCACCGACCTTCGGACGGTTCCTCGCATACGGCGGCATCACGTGCGCGCCGTGGAAGTACCCACCGGTCCTCGGCCCGGCTCCCCTGCGGGCGGCGGGCGCGGACCCCATCGTCGTGATCGGCACCACCGGCGACCCGGCCACCCCGTACGCATGGTCGACGGCCCTGGCCGAGCAGCTCGAGTCCGGCGTGCACGTGACCTGGCAGGGCGAGGGGCACACCGCCTACGGGCGCTCCAACGACTGCATCCTGGACCTCGTCGACTCCTACTTCATCGACGGGACGGTCCCCGCGGACGGTACACGCTGCTGA
- a CDS encoding DNA polymerase III subunit delta', with protein sequence MSAVPHTLPTTGVWAELRGQEQVVEQLRRAAESGAPTHAWLFTGPPGSGRSNAARAFAAALLCEREALTERGCGVCKACRTVLSGTHADLTNVTTEKVTISIDEARELVRKAQDKPSTGRWRIIIVEDADRMQERSTNVLLKAIEEPPPRTIWLLCAPSPGDVLVTIRSRCRSVGLRLPPVQDVADLLVARDGIDPATAEAAARAAQSHIGVAKRLATDDGARERRNQIVRLPLTLRSVAGAMRAAADLVKLAEAEAQSSFEQRDAEERAALLATLGAPETGTLPPSLRAQIKRLEEDQTRRAKRTKNDYFDRALTDLISFYRDVLMLQVSTGQPLVNEPLRPELEEFARRESAEDTLLRLEAINEVRTRLVSTNVSPLLAIEAMTVSLLSRKDLDR encoded by the coding sequence GTGAGCGCCGTCCCGCACACCCTGCCGACCACGGGCGTGTGGGCCGAGCTGCGCGGCCAGGAGCAGGTGGTGGAGCAGTTGCGCCGCGCCGCGGAGTCCGGTGCCCCCACGCACGCCTGGCTCTTCACCGGCCCGCCCGGCTCGGGACGCTCCAACGCCGCCCGGGCGTTCGCCGCGGCGCTGCTCTGCGAGCGGGAAGCCCTCACCGAGCGCGGGTGCGGCGTGTGCAAGGCCTGCCGCACCGTGCTCTCCGGGACCCACGCGGACCTCACCAACGTCACCACGGAGAAGGTGACCATCAGCATCGACGAGGCCCGTGAACTCGTCCGCAAGGCGCAGGACAAACCGTCGACGGGCCGGTGGCGGATCATCATCGTCGAGGACGCCGACCGCATGCAGGAGCGCAGCACCAACGTGCTGCTCAAGGCCATCGAGGAGCCGCCGCCGCGCACCATCTGGCTGCTCTGCGCGCCCAGCCCCGGCGACGTGCTCGTCACCATCCGGTCGCGCTGCCGGTCCGTGGGCCTCCGGCTGCCCCCCGTGCAGGACGTCGCCGATCTGCTCGTGGCCCGCGACGGCATCGATCCGGCCACGGCCGAGGCGGCCGCCCGGGCCGCGCAGAGCCACATCGGCGTCGCGAAGCGCCTCGCGACCGACGACGGCGCCCGTGAGCGGCGCAACCAGATCGTCCGGCTCCCGCTGACCCTGCGCTCCGTGGCCGGCGCCATGCGTGCAGCCGCCGACCTCGTGAAGCTCGCGGAGGCGGAGGCGCAGAGCTCCTTCGAGCAGCGCGACGCCGAGGAGCGGGCCGCCCTGCTGGCCACGCTCGGCGCCCCCGAGACGGGGACCCTGCCGCCGTCCCTGCGCGCGCAGATCAAACGCCTCGAGGAGGACCAGACACGCCGTGCGAAGCGCACCAAGAACGACTACTTCGACCGCGCGCTGACGGACCTCATCTCCTTCTACCGGGATGTCCTCATGCTGCAGGTGTCCACGGGGCAGCCGCTCGTGAACGAACCGCTGCGGCCCGAGCTCGAGGAGTTCGCGCGCCGCGAGAGCGCCGAGGACACCCTGCTGCGGCTCGAGGCCATCAACGAGGTCCGTACGCGGCTCGTGAGCACCAATGTGTCGCCCCTCCTCGCCATCGAAGCGATGACCGTCAGCCTGCTGTCCCGGAAGGACCTCGACCGATGA
- the tmk gene encoding dTMP kinase: MTSHLPHGLPGLFVALEGGDGAGKSTQATLLCRALEADGHTVVRTREPGGTPIGEALRSLVLEHGHGEIDARTEALMFAASRAAHVHQVILPALRRGDVVVCDRYIDSSVAYQGAGRGLGTAPVLDVNLWATEGLRPDLTVLLDVDPAEGRSRRTAGAAPEDRLESEPDGFHASIRAAFLDLARLAPERYLVLNASGAPEELHAAILGALPRVSA, translated from the coding sequence GTGACCTCTCACCTCCCGCACGGACTCCCCGGGCTCTTCGTCGCCCTCGAAGGCGGCGACGGTGCCGGCAAGTCCACCCAGGCGACGCTGCTCTGCCGGGCCCTCGAGGCCGACGGCCACACGGTGGTCCGGACGCGGGAACCGGGCGGCACCCCGATCGGCGAGGCGCTGCGCTCCCTCGTCCTCGAGCACGGCCACGGCGAGATCGACGCGCGGACTGAGGCCCTCATGTTCGCCGCCTCACGCGCAGCACACGTCCACCAGGTGATCCTGCCCGCCCTGCGGCGCGGCGACGTCGTCGTCTGCGACCGCTACATCGATTCCTCCGTCGCCTACCAGGGGGCCGGCCGCGGCCTCGGGACGGCTCCCGTCCTCGACGTGAACCTCTGGGCCACCGAGGGCCTCCGCCCGGACCTCACCGTCCTGCTCGACGTCGACCCGGCGGAGGGCCGCAGCCGGCGCACCGCCGGCGCCGCTCCCGAGGACCGCCTCGAGTCCGAACCCGACGGCTTCCACGCCAGCATCCGGGCCGCCTTCCTGGACCTCGCGCGCCTCGCCCCGGAGCGGTACCTCGTGCTGAACGCGTCCGGCGCACCCGAGGAACTGCACGCGGCGATCCTCGGGGCCCTGCCCCGGGTGTCCGCGTGA
- a CDS encoding trans-sulfuration enzyme family protein, whose amino-acid sequence MASLRSDLAPDTLTVAAGRPPREHDAPVNAPIVLTTTYHETRAPQPGDRIYARGSNPTWDPFEEALGALEGAELPALVFSSGLGAAAAALSLVPGGGAVLMPRHAYAGSLGLAADLAAQGRFELRVVDVADTAAVLAELAALAGRFDAGQVMLWLESPTNPMLEVAELTVLTDAAHAAGAVVVADNTFNTPIVHRPLEAGVDVVLHSVTKWLAGHSDVVLGALVTSDAALRERLLAHRTLHGAIAGPFEVWLALRGLRTLALRMERSQGTALALAYRLAEHPAVRRVRYPGLPSDPGHERAASQFNGFGGIVSIELDDVATADALVAAVRLWLPATSLGGVESLVERRRRQPAEPLTVPEALVRLSVGIENPDDLWEDLDQALRRAAGGEVLPELTASRASREAGQLS is encoded by the coding sequence ATGGCATCCCTGCGCTCCGACCTGGCCCCCGACACCCTCACCGTCGCGGCGGGGCGCCCTCCCCGCGAGCACGACGCCCCCGTCAACGCGCCGATCGTCCTCACGACGACCTACCACGAGACACGCGCCCCCCAGCCGGGCGACCGCATCTACGCGCGCGGCTCCAACCCCACCTGGGACCCGTTCGAGGAGGCGCTCGGCGCCCTCGAAGGGGCGGAGCTGCCGGCGCTCGTCTTCTCCTCGGGCCTCGGGGCCGCGGCGGCCGCCCTCTCACTCGTCCCCGGCGGGGGAGCGGTCCTCATGCCGCGCCACGCCTACGCCGGCTCGCTCGGCCTCGCCGCCGATCTCGCCGCCCAGGGCCGCTTCGAGCTGCGCGTCGTCGACGTCGCGGACACCGCCGCCGTCCTCGCGGAACTGGCCGCGCTCGCGGGGCGGTTCGACGCCGGCCAGGTGATGCTGTGGCTCGAGAGCCCCACGAACCCGATGCTCGAGGTCGCCGAACTCACCGTCCTGACCGATGCCGCCCACGCGGCCGGCGCCGTCGTCGTCGCCGACAACACGTTCAACACGCCCATCGTGCACCGACCCCTGGAGGCCGGCGTCGACGTCGTCCTGCATTCCGTCACCAAGTGGCTGGCCGGCCACTCCGACGTCGTGCTCGGGGCGCTCGTGACGTCCGACGCCGCGCTGCGCGAGCGCCTCCTGGCCCACCGGACGCTGCACGGCGCGATCGCGGGACCGTTCGAGGTCTGGCTCGCGCTCCGGGGGCTGCGCACGCTCGCGCTGCGCATGGAGCGGAGCCAGGGCACCGCCCTGGCGCTCGCCTACCGCCTCGCCGAGCATCCCGCCGTCCGCCGCGTGCGGTACCCGGGCCTCCCATCGGATCCGGGCCACGAGCGTGCGGCGTCGCAGTTCAACGGCTTCGGCGGGATCGTGAGCATCGAGCTCGACGACGTCGCCACCGCGGACGCGCTCGTCGCGGCCGTCCGCCTGTGGCTCCCCGCCACCTCCCTCGGGGGCGTCGAGTCGCTGGTCGAGCGACGACGGCGCCAGCCCGCCGAACCGCTCACCGTGCCCGAGGCGCTCGTGCGCCTGTCCGTCGGCATCGAGAATCCCGACGACCTCTGGGAGGACCTCGACCAGGCCCTCCGCCGGGCCGCCGGCGGGGAGGTCCTCCCGGAGCTCACCGCCTCCCGTGCATCCCGCGAGGCGGGCCAGCTAAGCTGA
- a CDS encoding DUF2516 family protein: MALVYATQYYLYLALGLVALGIEVWAFTDCVRRPGTAFEAAFKRTKGFWLALTGGAVVVGLLSTLSSQGGFNLFQLVAIIAACVYLADVKPAVSQTTGRGGNYGPYGPW, from the coding sequence GTGGCTCTCGTTTACGCAACCCAGTACTACCTCTACCTCGCGCTCGGCCTGGTCGCGCTCGGTATCGAGGTGTGGGCCTTCACCGACTGCGTGCGGCGCCCCGGGACGGCCTTCGAGGCCGCCTTCAAGCGGACCAAGGGTTTCTGGCTCGCCCTCACGGGCGGCGCCGTCGTCGTCGGCCTGCTGTCCACGCTGAGCAGCCAGGGCGGCTTCAACCTCTTCCAGCTCGTCGCCATCATCGCGGCGTGCGTGTACCTCGCCGACGTCAAGCCGGCCGTCAGCCAGACCACCGGTCGCGGCGGCAACTACGGACCGTACGGCCCCTGGTAG
- a CDS encoding class I SAM-dependent methyltransferase, with protein MDRWLAGPQGHRLRRAADPLVVDLGYGAAPVTAVELFTRLRALRDDVEVVGIEIDPARVAAAEPLARPGLCFRQGGFELPLDGRRPVVVRAFNVLRQYDEDEYAAYWDEVRARLAPGGMFIDGTCDEIGRRATWATLDREGPVSLSISLRFGAFGLPSDVAERLPKALIHRNVPSERVHAYLRALDKAWLDAAALASFGNRQRWMATCAAMKADGWPLLDGPSRWRLGEVTVAWDAVRPG; from the coding sequence ATGGACCGCTGGCTGGCCGGCCCCCAGGGGCATCGCCTCCGCCGCGCCGCGGACCCGCTCGTCGTCGACCTCGGCTACGGGGCGGCCCCGGTCACCGCCGTCGAGCTGTTCACCCGCCTGCGCGCCCTGCGCGACGACGTCGAGGTGGTCGGCATCGAGATCGACCCCGCCCGGGTGGCCGCCGCGGAGCCGCTCGCCCGCCCGGGCCTCTGCTTCCGGCAGGGCGGCTTCGAACTGCCGCTGGACGGCCGGCGGCCAGTCGTCGTGCGCGCCTTCAACGTGCTGCGGCAGTACGACGAGGACGAGTACGCCGCCTACTGGGACGAGGTGCGTGCCCGCCTGGCACCCGGAGGGATGTTCATCGACGGGACGTGCGACGAGATCGGACGCCGCGCCACGTGGGCGACCCTCGACCGCGAGGGCCCGGTGTCACTGAGCATCTCGCTGCGCTTCGGGGCCTTCGGGCTGCCCTCCGACGTCGCGGAGCGGCTGCCGAAGGCGCTGATCCACCGCAACGTCCCCAGCGAACGCGTCCACGCGTACCTCCGGGCCCTGGACAAGGCCTGGCTCGACGCCGCGGCACTCGCGTCCTTCGGCAACCGGCAGCGCTGGATGGCGACGTGCGCGGCGATGAAGGCGGACGGCTGGCCGTTGCTGGACGGTCCGTCCCGGTGGCGGCTCGGCGAGGTCACCGTGGCGTGGGACGCCGTGCGGCCGGGCTGA
- a CDS encoding phosphoglyceromutase, with the protein MTYTLILLRHGQSEWNEKNLFTGWVDVALTEKGREEATRGGHLLVEAGILPDIVYTSRQKRAIITANLALEAADRSWIDVKRNWRLNERHYGALQGKDKAQTLAEFGEEQFMEWRRSYDTPPPPLDDASEYSQANDPRYADLGDDVPRTECLKDVLDRFLPYWESDITADIRAGRTVLIAAHGNSLRALVKHLDGISDKDIASLNIPTGIPLVYELDEDLKPVKAGGTYLDADAAAAAIEAVANQGKH; encoded by the coding sequence ATGACCTACACACTGATCCTGCTGCGCCACGGGCAGAGCGAATGGAACGAGAAGAACCTCTTCACCGGCTGGGTGGACGTCGCACTCACGGAGAAGGGCCGCGAGGAGGCCACCCGCGGCGGACACCTGCTGGTCGAGGCCGGCATCCTTCCCGACATCGTCTACACGTCACGGCAGAAGCGCGCCATCATCACCGCGAATCTCGCCCTCGAGGCCGCCGACCGCAGCTGGATCGACGTCAAGCGCAACTGGCGGCTCAACGAGCGCCACTACGGTGCGCTCCAGGGCAAGGACAAGGCCCAGACCCTCGCGGAGTTCGGCGAGGAGCAGTTCATGGAATGGCGCCGGTCCTACGACACCCCGCCGCCGCCGCTCGACGACGCCAGCGAGTACTCGCAGGCGAACGATCCGCGCTACGCGGACCTCGGCGACGACGTCCCCCGCACCGAGTGCCTCAAGGACGTCCTCGACCGCTTCCTGCCCTACTGGGAGTCCGACATCACGGCGGACATCAGGGCCGGCAGGACCGTCCTGATCGCCGCGCACGGCAACTCGCTGCGCGCCCTCGTGAAGCACCTCGACGGCATCAGCGACAAGGACATCGCCTCGCTGAACATCCCCACGGGCATCCCGCTCGTGTACGAACTGGACGAGGACCTCAAGCCGGTCAAGGCCGGCGGCACCTACCTCGACGCCGACGCTGCGGCAGCCGCCATCGAGGCGGTCGCGAACCAGGGCAAGCACTGA
- the phoU gene encoding phosphate signaling complex protein PhoU, producing the protein MRKVFQAELHQIGEELIEISQLVSEAIQKANTAFQGADTELAQEVIAADARIDFLQNSLDERAIDILALQGPVASDLRMIVGALRMSASLERMGDLARHVAQLARLRFPANVIPEGIRATFDEFAELDVQIAAKVTELLETRNLDLSNEINAANSRVNELHASVFRTVAAEDWNETAPTTVDVTLASRYYERFADHGVSVARKVTYLVTGEWQPSAPLN; encoded by the coding sequence GTGCGTAAGGTTTTTCAGGCCGAGCTACATCAGATCGGCGAGGAGCTGATCGAGATCTCGCAGCTCGTGTCCGAGGCGATCCAGAAGGCCAACACGGCCTTCCAGGGAGCCGACACCGAGCTCGCACAGGAAGTCATCGCCGCCGACGCGCGCATCGACTTCCTCCAGAACTCCCTCGACGAACGGGCGATCGACATCCTCGCCCTGCAGGGGCCCGTGGCATCCGACCTGCGCATGATCGTCGGCGCGCTGCGGATGAGCGCCTCCCTCGAACGGATGGGGGACCTCGCCCGCCACGTGGCCCAGCTCGCCCGCCTGCGCTTCCCCGCGAACGTCATCCCCGAGGGCATCCGGGCCACCTTCGACGAGTTCGCCGAGCTCGACGTGCAGATCGCCGCGAAGGTCACGGAGCTCCTCGAGACGCGCAACCTCGACCTGAGCAACGAGATCAACGCCGCCAACAGCCGGGTGAACGAACTGCACGCCAGCGTGTTCAGGACCGTCGCCGCCGAGGACTGGAACGAGACCGCACCGACCACCGTCGATGTCACCCTCGCCAGCCGCTACTACGAGCGCTTCGCGGACCACGGCGTCTCGGTGGCCCGCAAGGTCACCTACCTCGTCACCGGCGAATGGCAGCCCAGCGCACCGCTGAACTGA
- a CDS encoding response regulator transcription factor produces MSRIMIVEDEESFSDPLSYLLGKEGYEVSVVDNGLDAITEFDRSGADLVLLDLQLPGLSGTEVCRQLRQRSSVPVIMLTAKDAEIDKVVGLELGADDYVTKPYSSRELVARVRAVLRRQGDPEELISNTIQAGPVRMDIERHVVSVDGEQVALPLKEFELLEMLLRNSGRVLTRGQLIDRVWGSDYVGDTKTLDVHVKRLRGKVEPDPSNPRYLVTVRGLGYKYEP; encoded by the coding sequence TTGAGCCGCATCATGATCGTCGAGGACGAGGAATCGTTCAGCGACCCGCTGTCCTACCTCCTGGGCAAGGAGGGGTACGAGGTGTCCGTCGTGGACAACGGCCTCGACGCCATCACGGAGTTCGACCGCTCGGGAGCGGACCTCGTGCTGCTGGACCTCCAGCTGCCCGGGCTCTCCGGCACCGAGGTGTGCCGCCAGCTCCGCCAGCGCTCCAGCGTGCCGGTCATCATGCTGACGGCCAAGGACGCGGAGATCGACAAGGTGGTGGGCCTCGAACTCGGTGCCGACGACTACGTGACCAAGCCGTACTCGTCCCGCGAACTCGTGGCACGCGTGCGTGCGGTGCTCCGGCGGCAGGGCGACCCCGAGGAGCTGATCTCCAACACCATCCAGGCCGGACCGGTCCGGATGGACATCGAGCGCCACGTGGTGAGCGTCGACGGCGAGCAGGTGGCACTGCCGCTCAAGGAGTTCGAGCTGCTCGAGATGCTGCTCCGGAACTCCGGCAGGGTCCTGACGCGCGGCCAGCTGATCGACCGGGTGTGGGGATCGGACTACGTGGGGGACACCAAGACCCTCGACGTCCATGTGAAGCGGCTCCGCGGCAAGGTGGAGCCCGACCCGTCCAACCCGCGCTACCTCGTCACCGTCCGAGGCCTCGGCTACAAGTACGAGCCCTGA
- a CDS encoding CarD family transcriptional regulator, which produces MVFEVGETVVYPHHGAAKIEEIKMRVIKGEEKMYLKLKVAQGDLTIEVPAENVDLVGVRDVVGKEGLEHVFDVLRAEFTEEPTNWSRRYKANLEKLASGDVIKVAEVVRDLWRRDHDRGLSAGEKRMLAKARQILISELALAEKTDEEKAASVLDDVLAS; this is translated from the coding sequence ATGGTTTTTGAGGTCGGCGAAACAGTTGTTTACCCTCACCACGGCGCAGCGAAGATCGAGGAGATCAAGATGCGCGTCATCAAGGGCGAAGAGAAGATGTATCTCAAGCTCAAGGTGGCACAGGGTGATCTGACGATAGAAGTACCAGCAGAGAACGTTGACCTCGTAGGGGTCCGCGACGTGGTGGGCAAGGAAGGCCTCGAGCACGTGTTCGACGTCCTGCGGGCCGAGTTCACGGAAGAGCCGACCAACTGGTCGCGCCGCTACAAGGCGAACCTCGAGAAGCTCGCCTCCGGCGACGTCATCAAGGTCGCCGAGGTGGTCCGGGACCTGTGGCGCCGCGACCACGACCGCGGACTGTCGGCCGGTGAGAAGAGGATGCTCGCGAAAGCGCGCCAGATCCTCATCTCCGAGCTCGCACTCGCGGAGAAGACCGACGAAGAGAAGGCAGCAAGCGTTCTCGACGACGTCCTCGCCTCCTAG
- the ispD gene encoding 2-C-methyl-D-erythritol 4-phosphate cytidylyltransferase: MSEKKHPLPAGVGVVVVAAGSGQRLGQGIPKARVLCGGRTLLQRSLDAVIASGVATHVVVVLPQDDAVLAAVVSDAARRTGGPAIVAVTGGTTRTASVRAGLDALPPPTAVVLVHDAARALTPPDVFRRVAEAVAAGAPAVIPVLPVVDTVKVVDGDVVTATPDRGGLRAVQTPQGFDAAALRAAHAAGGPADPAVTDDAMLMEAHGATVRVVEGDPLAFKITTPLDLVVAEAVLARDPAASRIAG; the protein is encoded by the coding sequence GTGTCCGAGAAGAAGCATCCCCTCCCCGCCGGGGTGGGCGTCGTGGTCGTGGCCGCAGGGTCCGGGCAGCGCCTGGGCCAGGGCATCCCCAAGGCCCGTGTCCTGTGCGGTGGGCGCACCCTCCTCCAACGCTCCCTCGACGCCGTGATCGCATCCGGTGTCGCCACGCATGTCGTCGTGGTCCTGCCGCAGGACGACGCCGTCCTCGCCGCCGTGGTCTCCGACGCCGCACGGCGTACCGGCGGCCCGGCCATCGTCGCCGTGACCGGTGGCACCACGCGGACGGCCTCCGTCCGCGCCGGCCTCGATGCGCTCCCTCCCCCGACCGCCGTCGTCCTCGTCCACGACGCCGCCCGGGCCCTCACCCCGCCGGACGTGTTCCGGCGCGTCGCGGAGGCCGTCGCCGCAGGCGCCCCGGCCGTGATCCCGGTGCTGCCGGTCGTGGACACGGTCAAGGTGGTGGACGGCGACGTCGTCACTGCGACGCCGGACCGTGGGGGCCTGCGGGCCGTGCAGACCCCGCAGGGCTTCGACGCGGCGGCACTGCGGGCGGCACACGCGGCAGGCGGTCCGGCCGATCCGGCGGTCACCGACGACGCCATGCTGATGGAGGCGCACGGCGCCACCGTGCGGGTCGTCGAGGGCGACCCCCTCGCCTTCAAGATCACCACGCCCCTGGACCTCGTCGTCGCCGAGGCGGTCCTCGCGCGGGATCCCGCCGCCTCCCGCATCGCCGGCTGA